The following coding sequences lie in one Paramisgurnus dabryanus chromosome 16, PD_genome_1.1, whole genome shotgun sequence genomic window:
- the htr4 gene encoding 5-hydroxytryptamine receptor 4 isoform X3, with protein sequence MAKRVALISFLSLVMLMSVLGNLLVMVAVCKDRQLRKIKTNYFIVSLAFADLLVSVLVMPFGAIELIHQNWIYGETFCLVRTSLDVLLTTASILHLCCISLDRYYAICCQPLVYRNKMTPMRVALMIGGCWIIPGVISFLPIMQGWNSIGIHDLIEKRRILGNSTVCVFMVNKPYALTCSVVAFYFPLILMVLAYQRIYVTARAHARQINLLQRAGNATSDSADHQRNHRMRIETKAAKTLCIIMGCFCLCWAPFFITNVVDPFIDYSVPEQLWAACLWLGYINSMLNPILYAFLNKSFRRAFLIILCCGQKRYRRPSILGPGTPCAATQINGSTHVLKYSVLHNGNHSEQEKLTVQIDTESQESCF encoded by the exons ATGGCGAAGAGGGTTGCTCTCATCAGCTTCCTGTCACTGGTCATGCTCATGAGCGTCCTGGGCAACCTGCTGGTAATGGTGGCCGTCTGCAAGGACCGGCAGCTCAG AAAAATCAAAACCAACTACTTCATCGTCTCGCTGGCATTTGCTGACCTGCTTGTGTCAGTGCTGGTGATGCCCTTTGGTGCCATAGAACTGATCCATCAGAACTGGATCTACGGTGAGACCTTCTGCCTGGTCCGCACCTCTCTAGACGTGCTGCTGACCACCGCCTCCATCTTACATCTGTGCTGCATATCCCTAGACAG GTACTACGCCATATGTTGCCAGCCGCTGGTCTACAGGAATAAAATGACACCGATGAGAGTGGCTCTAATGATCGGAGGATGCTGGATAATCCCAGGCGTTATCTCCTTCTTACCCATAATGCAAGGCTGGAACAGTATTGGAATACATGATTTG ATAGAGAAACGGAGGATCCTTGGCAACTCCACGGTTTGTGTTTTTATGGTGAACAAGCCATATGCTCTGACCTGCTCAGTTGTGGCCTTCTATTTTCCACTGATCCTGATGGTTCTGGCCTACCAGCGCATCTACGTCACAGCGCGGGCACATGCCCGTCAGATCAACCTGCTCCAGAGGGCCGGGAACGCGACTTCGGACAGCGCGGACCACCAACGGAACCATCGCATGCGCATCGAGACCAAGGCGGCCAAGACTCTGTGCATAATTATGGGCTGCTTCTGCCTGTGCTGGGCCCCTTTTTTCATCACAAATGTGGTGGACCCCTTCATAGACTACAGTGTTCCTGAGCAGCTGTGGGCAGCCTGCCTCTGGCTGGGCTACATCAACTCCATGCTCAACCCCATCCTCTACGCCTTCCTCAACAAGTCCTTCCGTCGTGCCTTCCTCATCATTCTCTGCTGCGGACAAAAGCGTTACCGCCGACCTTCCATCCTGGGGCCTGGAACGCCCTGCGCGGCCACGCAGATTAATGGCTCTACACATGTCCTGAA